In Caloenas nicobarica isolate bCalNic1 chromosome 6, bCalNic1.hap1, whole genome shotgun sequence, the DNA window CAGACATACCCTAAAGATACAGGCTTAACCAATGCGACCTCATCCTTGCAAAGCTAATTGAATTCAGGAGGTAATCAGCTGCCAAGATCGTCTGCAATTTCGTTCCTTCTTGCCTGAAGCTCCTGAGCCATCTTTTACAGCTCCCCTGGCAGTAACACTGCAATTGCAACTTTGGCTAAGccttggattttctttttgtaatgttATAGCAAAGTTCTCTGCTCATTTGTCTCTCGGAATCAGACAGAAATAGGACCTGTTTGGTGGTTCTGACAGCACTGTCTAACCCATTAGTCACGTTCAGCCAAACTGGATGATTTTGAAGTCTCAAGTCACTGCAGGAACTAGAAAGGCAACCTGACACTTACTTGACCACTCTGCATTAATGTTCCCTGACAAGCATCTTGGATGCAGTATGTAAAGGTGCATCATCCCAGGCCCAAACTCTGCTTGTGCTGTTATCTTAATCATTGATGGTACTAAAGACAGCCCAACAAACACCACATGCCCAGACGAGGCTTCCTCCAGTGATATACTACATGTTCTTCTCACTGCCAAGACTCACAACATCACTGAGGCACTGTATCTTAGATAAAAAGAATTTGAGGAGGAAACAAATTCAGCAAAAGTGAGAGGAAAGCTGGCAAAGAGTGAAAAGAGGGCACAGAAATCCTGTTTCTTTGAAGTACTCTTGCTGGTTCATAGATTTAATTACTTTAAATCCTCATCACTTTGAAAACCAAGGAAGGCATTATGAAAATACTGTGCTCTAGGACTATGGGCTTAACATGACCACAACACTGCTGATGGAATTCCAGCTCATACAGGAACCCCCAAAGACTCAGAGGAAACACCTCCATGCGCTGCAGGGGGCTTGGATGAGCCCCCCAGCTATTTGGACACTAACGTCTGTGAAATCAGGTACAGGGAGAGCAGTGGAGGGTTAGAGTGGAGCAGGAGTACAAACCTGGAGGACACAGTAACCACCATTCTTCTTTTTGGCAAGGATTTTGAGAGCTTCTTCCTCATAGCCAGGAGCTACCACACCATCAGATACCTGCAACACACAGATTTCAGCTTCCATGTGATAAAAAGAGGGGCTAACACTGAAAGCTCCACCTGCCATTTCCAGAAGGGCACTGAGGGCACACTTACTGGGGTCTACGTGTACCATACAACAAAGGCACTATTACAATATTGGTTTCAGACCTGGAAACAACAGAGCATTGTAAGCTCCTACTAGGAGTCAGTAAAAAATACCGTGCCATCACTTGAAACAGAATGGAACTAATAACTAATATTCCCCTCCAGGGGGAAACAGCTTGTGCATGACATCCTCACTTCTCAGCACTAACAATAAACATGGcttaaaaaaacacccaacaccacgaaaaaccaaaacacacttGACTTCACCACTGACACTCCCggtaagacaaaaaaaattggCAAAAGAGCTGTTAAACATCATTGAAACTGGAAAGAGTTTACAATTATCGGTGCCATGAAGCGATACACATCTTTCACATTCTTATGCTACGATGTGAGTGGTTGTTTTTAAGTAACTGTATGCCAAACGTTATTCCCACAAACCAGTCAAACATGCtatttcatttgtttgaatAGAAGCCTTCAATGTACAAGACAGCCCTTTGCGTTGTGCCTTCCCCCTCTCAATAAAATCGTAAGCAACATGTAAGGGGATGAAATGTGTTTGCTAAAGCATTAACTCCCAGATGTTTAACCCTGTATTTAAACCGTGAGCTGCGCAAAGCAGTCAGCTATGGAGTTAAGGTTGAATCCAGCAAAGTTAAAAGTGGCTGAGCCTACACAAAACCTATATAAACTGTCCAGGTAGAGACCTACATCCCCATTCCCGCCATGGGCAAGAGCGtggccagcagctccctggtcctctgctgctcccattACAGCCGTTCAACCAGATACTTGTGACAGTGCAATCAGGGCTCATTTCCAGGGGCCTGCTCGGAGGCAGAGGTTTGCCATCAtctcctggaaagcagcatttcaagCACTGCTGTTTTACAGGCTCTCCCACACAGCCAGGTTTTAACtggtaggaggaaaaaatgcatcaaaAGATAAGTGTAAATTCTGCACTCTCGAGACTGAATCACATAAATGGACCAATAGTCTTCAGTAAAATGGGTCAAATTCAAACAGAATGGCTGCTACAAACCAGTGACTCCATCTAGTGTGATTCTGCTTTTTACACTGGAATGATTTGCTGCCGTTTAACTAACCTCTCTGGAAATAATCTTGGCAGTAGCCACATCGCAGATATCAGACAGCGCAATGAAGTCACCAAAAGAAGACATCCGATCAGCACCTGCAAAATCATAGTTTTGTAACTTACCAAACTACAGCATAATACTAAGGAAAGTCTTTATTCCTACAATCCAGTCATCTTTCATGACAGCTAATAATTTATACCcgcagcaaaaggaaaaaaaaagctctgtaaGCACAATAACGATGAAAAAATCCTATCTCAAACACGTGCACCTTTAAATATTCCCATAGTTCAGACACTCTTCCTTCTTCACTGCATTTGTCAAAGCTCTAACTCTGTAACAACTACCTCCATTACTGCAAGCAGCTCCGATGGCaagaagacaaggaaaggcaaggatcatacagaaacattttagatGGGAGACAGttagaaaaagaggaaagctgTTAGATGCCTATGCTCCCATCTGGCTCTTCCTGCAAGAAACCAGACCCAGAAATGTAGCCAAgagcaattttttaaatttttttttttttaaataaatactctCTATATTAAGTGGCATAGCTAAGGTGAACCATTAACGGCACTCAGCTCCCATCACAGATGCTCTACTACTTAGCAAGGTCAATTCTTCTGTCCCTGACATTCTAAaggtttgtttttccaccaaTCATGCAATGATTTTCTGAGGGCAACGTTCAAAGGTGGCCCCCGAAGTGGCAAAAAATTAACACAAGCCAATGTGACCTTTAAcaaatttgctttgttttctagaaTCTGTGCAGATTTCCTAGGAATGCCATGGAAAATGGGAGAATTAGACAACTATCTCAGCTAAGCAGAGGAAGGTATTCTTATTTACTTATCTTTTACTTTTTTGGTGAGCTCTAAAGCAcaaaaagcactaaaaaaacctcatgaaaTAGTGGGCAGAAACATTTCTATTCAAGTTAAGTACTCCTGAGCATCCCATATGCAGTGGAACACTTGAGTGTGCTACTAGCACAGATATTTGTTTATCCATCCTTTAGCTAAAACCCCATAGATTTATATGTGCGTGTACATACACacattgaaattaaaaaaaaaaaacaactctgcATGTTTTCTATATGCATCAAGCAATAGAATCCAACATGTTTTTAGCCTCTTTGAAACAATACACAAAGGTCTGCCCACTTGGAGAGCAATTTTTGACAGTCAGTTCGTTTAGTCAGTCAGCCAGATCCTTATGGAGAAAAACCCCGCACTGCAAAGGGAAGAGCCTGCGAAAGCACCAAGCGTGCTGCTCAGGTGCTGGGAAGAGAATTAGGTTTATTCCTCAGTTTCTCACCTCTGCTTCGCGCATAGGCAGACGCTAAGGGCGTTAAGGTCTTGTGGAAGTCCTGCACCATGCAGACTTGGGCCTCCTCTTCGCTGAGAGGCgttcccacagcagcacctaGCGGGAAACACAAGCCAGGGCACTTACACCAGAACCTTTCCCTGGTCCCTGCCCCTGGGACCTCCCCAGGCTGCCAGGGATACACCACCGGCAGGGCCTGCCAAAAGTTGGGGTCTGTTCGAAGAGAAAAGCGCGGCAGCAAGGAGCCACCCTACCCGCAGGACTGACGTGTTTGAAGGAAGCCGCGGCAGGAATGCCCAGCGCCTGCTTGAGTTCCTTCACCAGCTGCCAGGCGTTGAGAGCATCGCACAGGTTGATGAACCCTGGAGAGCCGTTCACCACTGCAAAGGCAGCGCAAAGAGACATTAAAACAGGCAGAGTCTGCTCTCCAGAGTCTGGAGCGCAAGCAGAAGAGATTTTTCCCGCTAATAAGTGAAATCACTACAAATTGTTCTTGTTAAATGACCCTGGCTCCTCGGCAAATGGTTAAGTGCGCTGAAAAGCTTCCGTGACTTGAGACTGAGAAGATGCAAATACAGTTCTCTTCCCTACCAGAAGCTGCTGATATGACCTTGAAGCAAGACACACACTGTCCCTGTGCACCTCCCCTCCGTCAAAGAGgaatgacaacaacaacaaaaaaagaacatccCCCCTTATGTTCTTTGAGTTCTTCAACTGGCAGCCGTTTGGAACAAGAGCCATCTCTTTCTGAGGGAGCCTACCCGAGCTTGGTTTTGACCAAGGCGCATCAGCAgtgcagaagaacagaaaaagcacatCCCTTGCTCCTGAGCAAGTAGATTTCTTTACAAATCTAGCAAATAGATTTCATATAGTGACTATGGCTCTGATACAACAAAGTACTCCAGCACTAGCCAACGTCATTCAAAATTCTGCTCTCCAAACCTTTTGCCCTGGCCCTGCAAGAAGATCTGCTTGTACTGACTTGGCAGGACTGTGAGTGATTCAGGAGATAGGAAGAAAAGATCATTCTAGCAGCAGTTCAGGGCCAACACAAGTGAACTGTGTTGTTCTGCTCCATACTGGGAAGCAGACTTGCAAGCAAATCAACTTCCAGCGCAGGCATGGGAAAGCTTCCTATGGGATCCCAGAATTGAAATAAGGAACTTCTGCAACACAAAGCTTCATTGTCTGTTCAACAGGATAATGCCTGCACACACAGCAGAGTTGGTTTCACCAACATTAAAAGCAATCTCAAGGACAGGAGTAGCCAGATTTCCTTTCTCTCCAAAATCGGGGTTTCCCTCACAGTGACGAGTGTCACAGCCTGTAAAATGGTGGAGAGAGACACCAGATCTGTCCCAAACTCTTGTGAGTAAGACAAGGAACCCTTCCCTCTGCCACCATTAGCAGAAGCAGCATTCTAGAAAACTAAGGTAATAAACCTCTGCTCAAAACCaccaaagaaagaagaaaaaagaacaaaacccatTCAAATGTACAGAAGACCAGCTTAGTTTCTAGACAGAGTAAATGGTGACACAAAAAGAATGGGAAGATACTAAATaaggaaaatggaaagcagtAAAGCATCTCAAAAGGGTAACgttttcctttgcaaaaggAATCTGACGTCAAGCAGAAGGTGTACCATGTAAATCTGCCCAAAGCATCTTCAGTGTGAACACACAACCTTCCACCACTAGAGAAAGTGGAGCTACAATAAGTCTTGTGAGGGTCAGCAGACAAGCTCTTTTGCCTCACACAGCTCAACCCTCTCATTGCAAAGCTACTGCTACTCAGTAATAAAGTAGTTTTACGGCACTGCTGGCCATCCCTTGGAATAAGGTACAAGACAGCATTTCGGTGCCCGACCACCTCCTTTCCCAGCTATCCCAGAGGTCCCTTTTGGCCAACACAGCCCAGGCCTCACCTGTCAGGGGGAGTTTGGGTCTCATCGTGTAGAGCTGTGCAGGGCTCTGGTGAGGATTCATGCcgtacctcaggggcagctgGGACACCCCCTTGCTGTACTCCTTCCTAAAGTAGTCAGAGATGGCAGCATCGTACTGAGCAGTGTGGGTAAAAGCCTGGGGACAGAATGGGGGACACCTGTCAACTTACAAACATCAACGTACAAAGGATTTGGTGTTTAAAGAAGTGAACGAATGAAAGGCAAATCATTCCAGCCCAACCCTTTGCTGCAAGCAAACACGACCAACCTTCAGTGCAAGGTGACGCCTGGTTTCCATGGAGGTGTCTCCATCCCTTGATGTCTCCATCTCTTTAGCTACCACTAGGTAGTCTGCAGGGTCACACACAACCGTCACACGAGCGTGGTTCTTGGCAGCTGCCCGCAGCAAGGCAACTCCTCCTGCaagagcaggacagaggcaTGAAGTTCTTCCCTCCTGGACACAGCACAGcaagagagctgcagctggagccaaGAAGGGACACGCATCAATCATTTATGTCAGATGAATGTGCTCCCCTCTCTCCAGCAGGGAGAAGGGACTGCAAGAGTGCTCTTCAAAACACACACAGCTTGTGACTTTGGCTCAATCCACTAGTGAATGTGCACATTCACTGGCTTTGcagacacagcagagctgcGGCAGCAAGGAAACAGGTCATGGGCTGTGATGAGCAACTGGGGCAAGAACATCTTCAAGCAGCACAGCCACATCCTGAAGAGGGTAGCTGTCTCCATGTATTGCTTAAAGACCATCCTCTGCAACACTGGACTGGGGAGGGGTCTATAGGACAATTTACTTCTACACTGCCAAGCAACAGAGGTTCCCAAATCTCTCTGCAAATATTAATGAATCCTGCCCAGGCCCTATGTGTAAGATAAAACGCCACGCTTCCCCCTTAAATCTGACTCTGCACAGCTATTACACCACTTTGTAATAAACCATACAAGATAGTAGGCTGGTGCAAAGGAAAAGTAGAGGCTGGCACTGCTACGTGCAGAGAGAGTATTACTCTACAAAACATTTAATAGAGAGCTCTGCTGGGCATCGTTTGGACTAAACTACTGCAAGAAAATTCAATCTGAGTCCAGCCTCGTGGCACAAATCTGTGTCTGTTCTGTTCACAAGCCGCCAAGCAGACATGCTGCAGTGAAGGAACGGAAAGCCTTTTGGGGTTAATAACTAgcaggcagagcaaagctgctgaTGATACAGACATCCATGCTTCCACACTCAGGTCCTAAGTACCACACATGCAGACCAACTCCTTTGCTTGTAATGGCTTCCTACAACGAAGTTTTCAGCAATCTCCAGAGCACTTTCAGtggtttggctttttctctCCGAAGCtcatgggttttatttttattacattgcCACAGGCTGCAAAAGAGTTTTAATCTGCTCTCAGGGTTTCAAGAGGAAGCATGCTCCACCTggcctgtcccagcacagccttctaCAGAACATCAGGCTTCTTCCTTTGGGCACTGCATGACTTGCCCACCTATTCAATGTGGCTTGCCAGCCTGTTACAACAGccatttgtcattttaattgTAGGTATGCTCAAAAGCAATGAGGTTtactgaacaaaaagaaaagacctGAGACCTTAGAGACTAGAACCATCAAGTCTGCTTGAAGAATAGATTTGCTCTCCCTTTAACTTACCAATATCAATCTTTTCCACTGCCTCTTGTACAGTTACATCTGGAGAAGATACAGTCTTCACAAAGGGGTAGAGGTTACACACTACGACTCTGAGAATGGAGGGGAACAGTAGGGTTAAtcaatgagaaataaaaaaggccaAATTGGTCTTGGCATGCACAAGGTACTACCAGTGGTTTTATGGTCTTGTCTCTCAGATCAGGGAGCCTGTAACCAAGGCTTCTTTCTCCAAAAGACTCAAGAGACAGTGGTGTTCAGCCAAAAGCCTAGTGATATTACAATGGTGGAAGAGTAAATGCATCTTACAATTTAATTGAACTCTGTGCATTAAACAATGTTATGGTATAGAACCTCAACTAACAGAAGTTAGTTAAAAGGAAGAGTTTCTTTAAATACATGGGCTTGTATTTAAACGTGTAGTGATTTTGGTGCACAGCTTTAGCCATTTCAAAGGACTTTAAAGTGGACTCTCAGCACTACTGAAAATAGGCATCTGCTAACTTTCATAAGAGGAAGCACCCAGAGCAAATTCCATTGCAAACAAAGCACAAACAGTCTAATTTTCCAAGAGAGAAAATGACCTACCTATCACCTTCTGGACTTTAAAATACCAACAGTATATGAAACCAGAGTGCACAGCCTGGATCCCAGAAAGCCTCTGTAGCACACGAAAGCGGGGGGTAGAACTGACTTCCCCTCTCAAGGTTAAGACTGACCTTACTGGAATTGTTTTCTTGATCTGATCTGGAAGAAGCCACAGTCTGTATTCCAGAAGTCACAAAGTAATAATTTACCCTGTTGCATCCTACCAGTGCCACATGAACTGTAGTGAAAGGAAGTATCTGTTTTGACCTTCACAAACAATGTTTTTAATCCAAGCGAATTTACTATTCCAGCATGGTTTTCAGAGGTCCTCGTGTCTCTAAATTTCCTACCATGTCTTTTGTTGTCTGTTCTATTTCTAATACCCACTCCCCTCCAATCCATTCATGCTCCTGACCTGTTGCAAGCCACCAGGAATCTGTCGACTTTAACACTGCTAATGCTTTCATCTGTGGAAATCAAGGTAATCAATAAAGGTTTCCTAGTTTGACTTGGTTATATGAACTTTATACAACTACGCAAAAACCCTACTGCTCAGGATCAGCTCCCTCTGCTTTATGGATGATAGTCCAATTCCACATTATTACTCTGGATGCAACTGTGCTGTAAGTCACTGATGTAAAGGCATGTTACTCTCCCTGCAATTTAGCAGAGCCTGCTTTAAAATGCAGCGTACTCTGAAGAGCCACTGCTGCTGAGCCATCTATGAGGATTCCTGTGGTTTTAAATTTCAGGTTTTCAAATTCAGCCTGGAAATCCATCCATCCTAAGCACATCGgttttgaaaagtaattttaaaagctaagaCACATTCTGGCCCAATCACCACAGTCAAACTATGGCTCCCATTCTGGCTCTGCTTACAATTTACAATGTTCAATTTGGCCATTCATTTCTAAACCAGGAGATACCCACTGACATAGAACTGGTTACTTAAAATCACTAGTTAGATGTTAAAACCAATGAGTTATACGGAGCCCCAGACTGCCCCATGTGAGTGTACAGAGTAAATGCAttctaacaaaaacaaaacctttggTACATGTTAGTGCACAAACTGTGTTACTTCAATTTCTGGCTGCAGCTCACTTGCTCTCATGATGGCTCTCGGAAAGTCAGCTTTCTGTCTGCtatctgtgtgttttctgtctgttcAGGTCTATTCTTTATTTATGTGTTGAAACTCAGTAAACATTATGCAAATATCAAAGGGTATATTTACTAAGCAAGTATTTCAAAATCAGGAATTGTCATCTGATCAGACACCCAGAGCCAACTTGAGGGAAGATGCATCAGCTCCAAAAGCACTGAATTCAACTTTGCAATAAGTGTAATAAGGCCCAACATTGACTATATGTGAAGTGCCAAAAttcccagaaaaacagaagaaattaaaacctCTGCTCCCTGTGGAAACCACAATGTAACTTTCCTGGTTGAGTTTTCTCTTACTATAAGTGATGAAGATACATCCgtagaaaactgtatttttgacagggaaaaggaaggagattgCAGATCTTATGGTGTGCAGATGTTACAACCCCTGCTGCTCCAATTCACTGGTGTCAACTGGTCTGCAATGTTCATTTTTGATTACTGATGAATTGCATCATACCCTCCCAACATTTACCTTACAAGGCTGAAACCCTGTGCGTTCATATCAGCATTATCTTCTGGAATATTACGAGCCAAGATGCCTAGTTACAAACAACAGtacatctttattaaaaaaaaaaaatcattaacaaacattttttaaattcaacatCTTCCTTCAGACTGTGCTTTTCCTCAGAAACTTCCCGCTGTAAACTTTCTGGTTCCAGTTCAGACAACAGTCCATGGTTGCTACTCCTCTACTGACTCTTTGGCTGTTCAAACTCCatactaacatttttttttcccccaaagctAAATCCTAAAGCATTCCAAGTGCTAAACAGCAGCCACCAAAATGCCCTTTATAAGCATTCAGTTGCTACCTTAAACACTAGAACTGTCATTAAGGAGTGCGTGGAGAGGAAAAGGGCACCTGCCGCTCATCAGCCAACAACACCCAAAGCCTATgaaacagcagaagcaaaagaTGCTGTGCTTGGGTCAAAGGAACTCGGAGAAACACACAGGTGGACTGGCTGGCACGGAATAAGCAACAGCACCTGCGTTCAGAGTTGTCAGAGGAGATTGTCTCCAGCCCACAAGTATGATGAGCAACAGGTTCAGTGTGAGGGACCTCAAGTGCCGTAACAGAAGATTTTCTCATGGGTTAATGTGCAGATTGACCAATTATCAGACATCTTCCTTCCTGAACAGGAGCCAGGGAATACAAGAGCACGCAGAAATCACCCACTAAAGACTATGCTGTCATGTTCCTTATGCTGCACACTGGGTTCATCCACAGGTTAAAGTCAGTGTAGCTCTCTACCTGAAGAGGTCTGAAACTCACTCTGCAAAGACTGAGCAAAGGCATTTACAGAGAAGCCCTGTTACTTGtagccctggggaggaaaacTCTGCTAACTGCAGAGGTGCGAGCATAGCAACAGCTAATTCAGACACCCTGCACTTCTCCACCCTGTGATTTTCACCTGTCCTGCCGCTGCTATAGCAAATCTGTTCTCCTTACTCAGTTCTTCCACACAACTCTTAAAAAAAGACATCTATCAGCCCCTTCTTCCCACCCTCATTGCCCACAGATTTCTTTTAGACTAAAAATGTATTAGCTGAGACATACCAGCATGGACCGCAGGATGAAGGGTTTTCACACGTCCACCTAACATCTCAGGGAACCCCGTCAGGTCCGAAACATCTCTGCTTAATGAGAAAACACAGCATGATAATAGATGAGCCATACTGACTTTATCTATATGTTGAATGTTTATTATTCCCATCGGGGCAGTAATTTACACCTACTGGCAATGCTGGTTTTACTGGAAGCAGAGTAAAACCCTAGGAGCTTTGAAAGCAGCAAGGAGGATAAATAAACTTagctttctttccttccatcaATGACAGGAGAAgtttacagagaaaacagatgcaTGATTCCTCCAAACTTCAGTATCTTGTATCTCAGTAAGAACACAACATATGGAAGGTGTATCACTAAATTGCAAGGGAAAACCCATGCTGAGTGACAGACTACGACGCATTCTTCTTACAGAAGGCTGGGAAGTAGTTCTGAGATGAGACATTCTACATTAAGATGGATCCAATTGGCTTTATTATGGTTGGCATCTGTCAACTAGTTAGCAAAATGCTGCTAGGTAGAGAAGGATTAGTAGAAACAGCCAAAACGTTAGTTTAATGCGCTCTCAGTCTTCACAAGACATGGATCTATATCTTGCGCAAAAGCTACATCTGACAGAAAGGACCCTGCCTTCTAATAAGTGACCCAAACCAAAAAGTTGTGTAAATTTCACTACAAACCGCCCATACCAAAAGGGCAACAACCCCTTTTCCCATGAATGGAGATGAAGTACACGGGTCACACTTGGCTAAGCAGTGCAGTTATTTACTGAATACACTGAAATAACCAAGACAAACAAATCCCAAGTCAACATGGATTAGAGACAGAATGGAAGACCCTGCTCAGAAGCAATACCTCAGCAAATACTCTTCTTAGCTCTTACTCTACCCAGCTTAGCCAAAACATTGAAGTTTCACCACCCTCTGTGACTGTTTGTGATGGTAAAGGAACAATAAAttggagagggaaggggaaatgTGACCATTCTTTGCTTCAGGCTTCGCTGATAGCACAGACAAGCAAAGAAGTTGGAGAAACCTGACCAAGTGCTGGATAACAGCGAGGACAGGGAGCTCTGTGTATGTTCATACTGATGCATCCCAGTGGCCTACCATTGAttcactgaaagcaaaagaagtGTCACAACCACCTGTGCTGCTAAATAATTGGCAGACTTTTCATCACCGCACTGGAAATAAGTTTTATTTGGCcagagctggtttttttttcagtcacagCATGGTAGAAACTAAAACAAATTTCCCCAGGTACATGGACCAAAACAGCTAGTGACTCTACGTGCCCCTTCTCAAACAGTGGATGCACAACATTTGAAGGCTCTGCCTGAAAAAGCTGACCGTCATGCTGGGAAAATCATTTGTGAGCTTCAACTTATTCCTGACACATGTCAGTTGTGTCCCAGGCCCATGCAAAGATCAGCTTTCACCTGGCTGTGAAGAGCAGCACTAGGGTCAGTTTATGAACTTCGAGACAACCGATTGCTTCACAGAATAGCTGGCTCGAGGCAGACAGGACACCATCTCCAACATGATGCTCCTGACATCTCTGTGCGCTGACCCGCACTCTTTGgcctcagccaaccagcttctGGCCAAGAAGGTTCTGAAGTTTGCTTTGGgacaggttttttgttgttgtttgttttttggaagGGAAGACTGGCTTTCAGACCAGTTTCCCATCATTTTTGCTCACAAATGgggaaacaatttaaaaaaacctcaggacTCGAATGAGCATTTTTGGTGGAGATACACAGGAAAGTGTCTGTACCTGACAGGCAAACCAGCATCTCTCAGGGACTTGGCTGTTCCTCCAGAGGCAATTAAACCCAGGCCAAGGGCATTCAGACTCTTCGCAAATTCCACCAGGCTGGTCTTGTCAGAGACGCTGAGCAAAGCTAACACGTGGGAAGAGCACAAATATTGtggttttaaaagcagaacGGAGAAAGAAACCAACAGGACTAAGAGACGGAAGCTTCTCTAAGTTCTACAAGGTATGCATCTTGCCAGATGCAAGGTAGGGCACTGCCTGCCACGGGGGTTTgcctcctgccctcccaccGCCGCCGGCTGCGCTCCCGGGGCCGCGAACCACGGGCGGGAGCGGGGtccggcggcggcagcgccgcggcTCCTGCCCGGGGGCCCCGAACCCGGGACACCCCCCGCCGGCTCCTCCTCCCTCGGGAGCTTAAACTCGCGCGGCCGACCCGCTGGGATCGAAGCCAAGGTATAAGCAGCCCAGGAGGGAAGGAAGCGCGTCCCCCCGCACCCTCCCGCTCCGGGCACGGGAACTACCGGGGTGGacgcggccgccccgctccgaGACCCGGCCGGCCCTCGCCTTCTGGGGCCGCTCTGCTTAGCTGAACGCGGCAGCCGGGAAATACGCTTCGGCCCGACGGCCATTTCGGAGGCGGCATAAAGCGGCTCCCCCTCCACCCCGCTTCCCCCCGGCGGCTCCAGCGGCCGCGACCGGTCGCACCCCAGCGTGCGTTCGCAGCCGGCTCCGGGCTGCCGCGGCCTGGCCGCCCGCTCTGGCCCCGCCGGCAGGCGCCCCCGCGTTACCGAGCTGCTGCCGGGCGGCCATGGCGCCGTCCGTGGGTGCACGCTggcggcggggagggaaggagcgAGCGCGGCGGCCCGGCGGGATTTGGGCGCTCGGGGGGCGGGAGCCTGAGGGGCcggcccgggcggggcggggagtggaggggaggcggcggggggaaAACGGGGGTGTGCAACGGGGGTGTGCAACGGGGGTGTGCAACGGGGGTGTGCAACGGGGGTGTGCAACGGGGGTGTGCAACGGGGGTGTGCAACGCACGTGTTGGGTGTAAGCGCGTGTGCAAGCGGCACGTGGGGGAGCGGGCGTGCACGGTGCGTGGGCGGCAGCGGAGTGCTCGGTGCGGGGGGCACGCGTGTGCGTGGATCGCAGGTGTGTGTTGAGCACACCTGCCTGTGCAACACGGGGTGTGCGGTGCCCGGGGGAGCTGTGGGTGCCCCGGTATCGGGAATGTCTGTGCAACGCTGTGTGTCTGTGGGGTGCACATGGGTGTTCGGTGTGCAGTGCTGCACGT includes these proteins:
- the ATIC gene encoding bifunctional purine biosynthesis protein ATIC, encoding MAARQQLALLSVSDKTSLVEFAKSLNALGLGLIASGGTAKSLRDAGLPVRDVSDLTGFPEMLGGRVKTLHPAVHAGILARNIPEDNADMNAQGFSLVRVVVCNLYPFVKTVSSPDVTVQEAVEKIDIGGVALLRAAAKNHARVTVVCDPADYLVVAKEMETSRDGDTSMETRRHLALKAFTHTAQYDAAISDYFRKEYSKGVSQLPLRYGMNPHQSPAQLYTMRPKLPLTVVNGSPGFINLCDALNAWQLVKELKQALGIPAAASFKHVSPAGAAVGTPLSEEEAQVCMVQDFHKTLTPLASAYARSRGADRMSSFGDFIALSDICDVATAKIISREVSDGVVAPGYEEEALKILAKKKNGGYCVLQMDPCYEPDDNEIRTLYGLHLMQKRNNAVIDRSLFRNIVTKNKNLPESAVRDLIVASIAVKYTQSNSVCYAKDGQVIGIGAGQQSRIHCTRLAGDKANNWWLRHHPRVLSMKFKAGVKRAEISNAIDQYVTGTIGEDEDLVKWQAMFEEVPEQLAEAEKKQWIAKLTAVSLSSDAFFPFRDNVDRAKRSGVQFIAAPSGSAADEVVIEACNELGITLIHTNLRLFHH